In the Candidatus Ryanbacteria bacterium CG10_big_fil_rev_8_21_14_0_10_43_42 genome, GTGCGTATAGAAGCGTATTCCGCCGACCATGAGCCATTACTTACTCCCGTCCCGCATAATACGGCTTATATTATTAATGGTACTTTTTTGCATCCCGGAGATTCATTGAACGTATCCTTGCATAAATATGCGGGGGTCTCCGTACTAGCTCTTCCTGTTACGGCGCCGTGGGCGGATAAGGTGCGTATTGCAGAGTTTGGCGCGGCCATGCATCCTAAACATATTATTCCCATTCATGACGGATATGTGAAAGAATTTTTCTTAAGCATGCAATATAAAGAGTTCGCGGCATATGTTAAAGATTATGGCAGTATGTTCCATTCCATAAATAATCCGGGAGAAGAGGTTATTATAGAATAAAAGAAAATAATAGTTACCAGTATTAATATACCTATATTATGTTACTTGAATTTTATGGTGAAGAATGTCCTCATTGTCAGGAGATGGATGCGCTCGTAAAAAAGCTGGAGGAAGAAACCGGTGTGCGGGTGGAAACCTTTGAAACATGGCACAATACGGAGAATGCCCGTAAGATGGAAGAATATGACCGTGGACTCTGCGGAGGAGTACCGTTCTTTTTTAATACCGAGTCCGGAAATTTTATCTGCGGAGAAACATCGTATGAAAATTTAAAGCATTGGGCTGAAGAAAAATCTGCATTATCTTCAAAAAAGGAATAAGCATGTTTTATGGATATATTTACATTTGCAACAAAAGAAGAGGCGGAGAAAAAAGCACGATTGGCGCTACGTAATGAGATTGTGACGCGATGGGGTATGCAAATGCTGTTTTTAATTTCGGGAGGATCGGCCTTTGGTATATTGGCGGATTTGGACCGTAATTGTTTGGGAGAATTTCTTACTATAGGCATCCTTGATGAACGGGCAGATAAACAAAAGGAGGTAAATAATTTCGCCCGGTTTATGAAAACGGATCTTTATGCCGAGTCATTGGTGAAGGGGGTTGAGTTTATCGATACGCGACTTAGAGACGGAGAATCGGAGAAAGATCTTGCCGGAAGAATTGAGTTTAGTCTACAGAATTGGCGACATCGCAATAAAGAAGGATTTGTTCTTATAACGCAGGGAATGGGAGCGGATGGTCATACGGCGGGTATTATGCCGTATCCGGAGGATCCGGAAACGTTTGCTAAACAGTTCGAAGATACGCATCATTGGACATGCGGATATAATACGGGGGAAAAAAGTAGTCATCCTCTGCGTGCTACGGTCACGATGCCTTTTTTGGAATGTGAGGTGGATGTGTCTATCGCTTACATTGTCGGGAAAGAAAAACAAGAAGCATTTACGCGTCTTGTTGCGGAGAATGGTTCTTATGCTGAAACACCTGCACGTATTATGCGAAAGATGAAGCATGTAAAAATATATACCGACCTAACATAGTTCGTAAAAGAATGGGCGATTTATATTTATTGCTCTACGATAAAAATATGAATTATATTATCGGTATCGTAAATATTTTGTCCTTGTCCGTTGGGTCCGAATGATCCGACAACAACAGCATTTAGTACGGAAGGAGACGGGTCGATGTCATAATCCGTATCAAAGAAATACGGGTTTCCCCATGGATCGTTCTTTATGCTAGCCATATATGGTCCGCTCCATCCGCTATATGCTCCGTCTGTTGTAACAAGACCGGCGGCCGGAGTGGAAAGATCCCAAATTTCATTATTGGGCGTTAGTTCTATGGCGTCGATTTTTTTGTGATTCGGCCATTCTCCGGTATCTTCCGACATTACGGTGATAGCGCGACGCAGTTGATTTACGGTTGTTTGAGCTTCCGCAAGACGCGCCTTTCCGCGAGCGTCTCGCAGGGAGGCAAACACAAACGAAAACAAAAGCGATATAATGGCGATAATGGTGAGAAGTTCTATTAAGGTAAAACCCGCGCGACAGTTCTTTGGTGTACTGACACATCTTTTCATATTTGTTTTCATGTCCCTTAAGTATATGATATATACGGTTTATATGCCTGTGGAAAAGTATGTACATAAATGATATCATGGCCGTATAAAAGAGTTGTGGTGCTATTATTTAATAACTCTCATATATATGCCAGAATTTCTCATTAGCTTAGTAATAGGTATCGCTGTATTTGTTGCTATATTGCGGCAAATAAATCAATATCAACGTGGTGTTATGTTCACTATGGGGCGATTTACCGGCATTAAAGAGCCGGGGTGGCGTTTGGTGATTCCCGTATTTCAGTTTATGCGCAAGGTGGATATGCGTGTGAATGTTATTGATGTGCCGGATCAGGAAGCCATTACCAAGGATAATATTTCTATTCGGGTAAATGCCGTCGTATACTTTAAGGTGCATGATGCACGTGCGGCAATTATTGAAATTACAAATTACATGTTTGCCATATCACAACTTGCGCAGACAACCATGAGAGATATCGTAGGAGAGGTTGAGCTGGATGAACTCTTGGCGAATCGCGATGAAATCTCCAAAAAAATAAAAGGCATTGTGGACACGGCAACGGATCCGTGGGGTATTACGGTGGTATCGGTTGATCTAAAACATATTGAGCTTCCGGAGGATATGAAGCGAACCATTAGCAAGCAAGCAGAAGCGGAACGAGAGCGGCGGGCAGTCATTATAAAGGCGCAGGGTGAAGTTGCCGCGGCCACCGATATGGCACGTGCCGCTGAAATATTAGCAAGCACACCGGGAGCGTTGCATTTGCGCTCACTTCAGTCGTTGAACGATATTAGTTCGGATCAATCAAATACCATCGTTTTTGCCGTGCCGCTTGAAGTACTGCGTGCTTTCGAAGCGCTCTCCCAGGTAAATAAAAACAATAAAAAAGACGAATAATAATGAGAAAAAGCAGAGGGACGTCTACCTCTGCTTTTTGTAATGTTTTTTACAAGGGGTCGGTATTGTTATGTATCCAATACGTGATTATTTTTTAATAGGTGATTTACATACCGCCGCACTGGTATCCAGGAAAGGGTCCATTGACTGGTTTTGTTTGCCACACTTTGATTCTTCCAGTATGTTTGGAAGAATGCTTGATGAGGACGGAGGTACATTTGCCTTAATGGAAGAGGGTGCGGATATGGAATCGCGATATATTTCGGATACGGCTACCGTAGAGCATTATGTTAGATACAATTCTGCGGAATATACATTACACGATTTTATGGTGCCGCAACCGGTAAATATATGCAAAAGTCATTTTCTTATTCGGAAGATAACGGGCATTACGGGAAAAACCGATGTATCGTTTTTATTTGATCCTCATCCGGATTACGGAAGGAAAGAAGCGATTATAGAAGAAAAAGAAGGGATGCTTATTTGTGCACTGGAAGGAAGTTTTTTAATATTACATTTGCCCATCCACGCGGAGGTTATAAAAAAAGCGAGGGGATATGAAATAATATGTCATGTTTCAAAAGGAGATGAACGGGCGCTTGTTCTTGAATACGGATCTCATCCGGACGCGGCATATGCGGGACAGGATTTTGAGAAGGTAACAAATCAATTTTGGAAAACGTGGGTGGAGCAGGGGGTATTTTTCACATTCTGTCGTGACCAATTGGTACGTTCGGCAATTACACTTAAATTGATGCAATTTTATCCTACGGGAGCTATTGTAGCCGCTCCCACAACATCACTACCGGAACACATGGGAGGTGAACGCAATTGGGATTACCGATATGTGTGGATTAGGGATGCCACTTTTGCATTGTATGCCTTGTATGTACTTGGGTATACGGAGGAAGCTGTTAAGTTTTTTGAGTTCATAGAGGGCGTTGCAAGAGAATGCGAAGATTGCGATATTACCATTCATCTTATGTACACAATTCATGGCCGTCCCGTTCCGGAGGAAGAAATACTTTCTCACTGGAGCGGATATCAAGATGCATACCCCGTTCGTATCGGTAACGGCGCTAAAGATCAGTTTCAGTTGGATATTTATGGATCTTTAATTGATGCGCATTATTTCATGGCGGGACGCGGTGTGAAGCTTACAGAAATGAGCAGAGATATTATTTTACATATGGTAGAGCAAATACAGAAACATTGGCAATTGCCGGATAACGGTATTTGGGAAGTGCGTAGCGGACCTAAGCATTTTTCATATTCAAAAGCCATGGCTTGGGTTGGTATTGATCGCGCTTTATTACTTGCCGATGTGCTCGGTGTTTCCGATGAAAAGAAAAAAGAATGGGATCATCTGCAAAAAGATATTCGTCAGTGGGTATGGGATAATTGCTATGATACCGAACGGAATATTCTTTTTCAGCATAGTAAAACGGACAAGCAGGATGCCACTAATTTTTTATTGATTCCTCTTAAATTTTTAAATAAGCATGATATATCTACGAAGAATATTATGCAAAATACCGCCCGTGAATTGGTAATGAACGATATATTTGTTGATAGATATCATACATACGATGCCTTAAAGGGAGACGAAGGAGCCTTTGTCCTTTCTTCATTTTGGTATTTTTCAGCACTTGCTATTTTAGGAGAAACTGAAAAGGCGCATCGTTTGTTTGAAAAATTCTCCACCTATATAAATTGGAACGGCCTTCTCTCTGAAGAAATTGACGAACGCACGGGAGAATATTTAGGAAACTATCCCCAGGCATTTTCACATATGGGTTACATTATGACGGCATATTATTTACAAAAATATGCGCATAATGCTAGAGTAAAACCAGAAAAATAAGGCGTAAGGAGGATATTATGTCATTTGGAAGAATACGCCGTACTTGCGGTATGATTATTGTTTCGCCGGAATTTTTCCCGAAAGGGGGCGATTGTTGGGAAGAAAATGAGGGGATGTTTCTTTCCCTGGATACCGTTGCGAGAGTGTGTCGCTGTTTATGGGTGGAAGAGGAACGTACGAAAATTCCCGATGCTTTTAATGGGGATCTTACTGTTCTTAAAAAAGAATTTTATACGCAATTCACGGAACGTCATTACAGAATTATCCTTCTTGGCGGTGATGAGTATGATTTTGTTTCCATGGTTCAAAAAATGAATATTATATCCGTACCGGATAATTTTAGAACACTACTTGCAAGGAATGATATAGAATATAATATAGTCCAGCGTGTTTGTATGCATCCCGGGGATATGGTAATTCGTCTGACGGAATCACCTGAGATATCGGGATGGTACATTGCAAAAAAAGACAGGTATGGTTAGTGGCACGCGGATGTATAAAGGATCAAGAGGGTTTTTAAAGGGTCTTTACGACCCTTTTTTATAAGATTATGAACCGTGAAAAGATAAAAATTACTATAGAAAACATGTCCTGGGGCGGTGACGGTATTGGATATGAGCAGGGAAAAGAGGTACATGTTGCGGGTGTGCTACCGGGCGAAGTGGTAGAGGTTCTGCCCTACAAGAAACGGGGCGGTGTTTTGCATGCACATCTCTTACAGGTAGAGGATGCGTCTCCCGATAGGCGAGATCCGAAAGAGGAATATTATTAT is a window encoding:
- a CDS encoding MBL fold metallo-hydrolase, coding for MRISKYIHSCLLVEEGGVKILFDPGTFSFKEDRVSPYDFTELSAVCITHQHVDHVDIGALKIIMANNIHAKLFTNTGVAHILASEGIEAEIYEEGEKNIGGVRIEAYSADHEPLLTPVPHNTAYIINGTFLHPGDSLNVSLHKYAGVSVLALPVTAPWADKVRIAEFGAAMHPKHIIPIHDGYVKEFFLSMQYKEFAAYVKDYGSMFHSINNPGEEVIIE